In Streptomyces sp. P3, one DNA window encodes the following:
- a CDS encoding ferredoxin, which yields MARQVFMSPRTTNDEDLEVWIDQDLCTGDGICAQYVPEVFELDIDGLAYVKSEQDELLQAPGATTRFALDLLTDVVDSVKECPGECIHVRRVSDGVEVYGPEAAD from the coding sequence ATGGCCAGGCAGGTGTTTATGTCCCCGCGGACGACGAACGACGAGGACCTGGAAGTCTGGATCGACCAGGACCTGTGCACCGGCGACGGGATCTGTGCCCAGTACGTCCCCGAGGTGTTCGAACTGGACATCGACGGGCTCGCCTACGTCAAGAGCGAGCAGGACGAACTGCTCCAGGCTCCGGGAGCGACCACGCGCTTCGCCCTGGATCTGCTCACCGACGTGGTCGACTCGGTCAAGGAGTGCCCCGGCGAATGCATCCACGTGCGCCGTGTCTCCGACGGGGTCGAGGTGTACGGCCCCGAGGCCGCCGACTAG
- a CDS encoding menaquinone biosynthetic enzyme MqnA/MqnD family protein — MTQQLAPDTVRSTPVRRRRPRVGHIQFLNCLPLFWGLARTGSLLDMDLHTDTPDGLNDALAAGDLDMGPISLLEFLRHADDLVALPDIAVGSDGDVMSCLIISQVPLEELDEQPVALGSTSRTSVRLAQLLLAERVGVNPDYFVCPPDLRTMMSEAKAAVVIGDAALRAALHEAPRMGLEVHDLGRMWKDWTGLPFVFAVFAARRDFLTREPELVRQVHADLLASRDLSLAEVAKVCEQAAQWEEFDAATLERYYTTALDFSLGEEQLAGIAEFARRVGGGDEGFPPDVAVRLLGPLAP; from the coding sequence ATGACCCAGCAACTCGCGCCCGACACAGTGCGGTCGACGCCTGTGCGCCGGCGCCGGCCCCGTGTGGGCCACATACAGTTCCTCAACTGCCTGCCGCTGTTCTGGGGACTCGCCCGCACCGGGTCCCTCCTCGACATGGATCTGCACACCGACACGCCGGACGGCCTCAACGACGCGCTCGCCGCGGGCGATCTGGACATGGGACCGATCAGCCTGCTGGAGTTCCTGCGGCATGCGGACGACCTGGTCGCCCTGCCGGACATCGCGGTCGGCAGCGACGGGGACGTCATGTCCTGTCTGATCATCAGCCAGGTACCGCTCGAGGAACTGGACGAGCAGCCGGTGGCACTGGGTTCGACGAGCCGCACGTCGGTCCGTCTGGCGCAACTGCTGCTGGCGGAGCGCGTCGGGGTGAACCCCGACTACTTCGTGTGCCCGCCGGACCTGCGCACCATGATGTCCGAGGCGAAGGCCGCGGTGGTCATCGGCGACGCCGCTCTGCGTGCGGCCCTGCACGAGGCGCCCCGGATGGGTCTGGAGGTGCACGACCTGGGCCGGATGTGGAAGGACTGGACGGGGCTGCCCTTCGTGTTCGCCGTGTTCGCCGCGCGCCGCGACTTCCTGACCCGGGAACCCGAGCTCGTTCGCCAGGTCCACGCCGATCTGCTGGCCTCACGGGACCTGTCCCTGGCGGAGGTGGCGAAGGTCTGCGAACAGGCCGCGCAGTGGGAGGAGTTCGACGCCGCGACGCTCGAGCGCTACTACACCACGGCCCTCGACTTCAGTCTCGGCGAGGAACAGCTCGCCGGCATCGCCGAATTCGCGCGCCGGGTCGGCGGCGGCGACGAGGGCTTCCCGCCCGACGTCGCCGTCCGGCTGCTCGGTCCCCTCGCCCCCTGA
- the mqnE gene encoding aminofutalosine synthase MqnE has product MDAGLKRELEEKVFSGERLSREDGIALYESDDLAWLGGLAHEVRTRKNGDVVHFNVNRHLNMTNVCTASCAYCSFQRKPGEQDAYTMRIEEAVRLAKAMENEHLSELHIVNGLHPNLPWRYYPRSLRELKAALPNVSLKAFTATEIHHFETISGLTASEILDELIDAGLESLTGGGAEIFDWEVRQHIVDHRTHWEDWSRIHRLAHEKGLKTPATMLYGHIEEPRHRVDHVLRLRELQDETNGFQVFIPLRYQHDFVDMKDGKVRNRLQARTTMATGAEALKTFAVSRLLFDNVPHVKVFWVMHGVQTAQLALQHGADDMDGSVVEYKITHDADNYGTPNKLTREDLLDLIRDAGFRPVERNTRYEIIREYDGPDPALRESPQPMRV; this is encoded by the coding sequence ATGGACGCTGGGCTCAAGCGCGAGCTGGAGGAGAAGGTCTTCTCCGGTGAGCGGCTGTCCCGCGAGGACGGCATCGCCCTGTACGAGTCGGACGACCTGGCGTGGCTGGGCGGACTCGCGCACGAGGTGCGTACGCGCAAGAACGGTGACGTGGTCCACTTCAACGTCAATCGCCACCTCAACATGACCAACGTGTGCACGGCCTCCTGCGCCTACTGTTCCTTCCAGCGCAAGCCGGGCGAGCAGGACGCGTACACGATGCGCATCGAGGAGGCCGTGCGTCTGGCCAAGGCGATGGAGAACGAGCACCTGTCGGAACTGCACATCGTCAACGGCCTGCACCCGAACCTGCCGTGGCGCTACTATCCGCGCTCGCTGCGCGAGTTGAAGGCCGCCCTGCCGAACGTCTCGCTGAAGGCGTTCACGGCGACGGAGATCCACCACTTCGAGACGATCAGCGGGCTCACCGCCTCGGAGATCCTCGACGAGCTGATCGACGCCGGCCTGGAGTCGCTGACCGGCGGCGGCGCGGAGATCTTCGACTGGGAGGTCCGTCAGCACATCGTCGACCACCGCACCCACTGGGAGGACTGGTCGCGCATCCACCGCCTCGCGCACGAGAAGGGGCTCAAGACGCCGGCCACCATGCTGTACGGCCACATCGAGGAGCCCCGCCACCGCGTCGACCACGTCCTGCGGCTGCGCGAGCTGCAGGACGAGACGAACGGCTTCCAGGTCTTCATCCCGCTGCGCTACCAGCACGACTTCGTCGACATGAAGGACGGCAAGGTCCGCAACCGGCTCCAGGCCCGCACGACGATGGCCACGGGCGCGGAGGCCCTCAAGACGTTCGCGGTCTCCCGGCTGCTCTTCGACAACGTCCCGCACGTGAAGGTCTTCTGGGTGATGCACGGCGTCCAGACCGCGCAGCTGGCGCTCCAGCACGGCGCGGACGACATGGACGGCTCGGTCGTCGAGTACAAGATCACACACGACGCCGACAACTACGGCACGCCGAACAAGCTGACCCGCGAGGACCTGCTGGACCTCATCCGGGACGCCGGGTTCCGCCCCGTGGAGCGCAACACCCGCTACGAGATCATCCGCGAGTACGACGGCCCCGACCCGGCACTGCGCGAGTCACCGCAGCCGATGCGGGTGTGA
- a CDS encoding thioesterase II family protein: MSSTTDNLWVRRFRPSSEAAERLVCFPHAGGSASFYLPVAAALSPGVDVAAIQYPGRQDRRHEPGPTSIAALADEVCAALAEWDDDRPMTFFGHSMGALVAFEVARRTERAGAGPVRLFASGRRAPSRVRDESVHMRDDDGVIAELRALAGTDAQVLQDEELLRMVLPAIRSDYRAVETYRCEPGAAVLCPVSVLTGDADPRTSLEEARAWGEHTGAGSDLRVFSGGHFFLSERPAEVLAVLTEHFTAAVPRA, translated from the coding sequence ATGAGTTCCACCACCGACAACCTGTGGGTCCGCAGGTTCCGGCCCTCCTCCGAAGCGGCCGAGCGGCTGGTCTGCTTCCCGCACGCGGGCGGTTCGGCAAGCTTCTATCTGCCGGTCGCCGCCGCGCTCAGCCCCGGAGTCGATGTCGCGGCGATCCAGTACCCCGGTCGTCAGGACCGTCGGCATGAACCGGGCCCCACCTCGATCGCCGCTCTCGCCGACGAGGTCTGCGCGGCCCTCGCGGAGTGGGACGACGACCGTCCCATGACCTTCTTCGGTCACAGCATGGGCGCCCTGGTGGCCTTCGAAGTCGCGCGCCGCACGGAGCGCGCCGGAGCGGGCCCCGTCCGGCTGTTCGCCTCCGGGCGCCGCGCCCCTTCACGGGTGCGGGACGAGAGCGTGCACATGCGCGACGACGACGGTGTGATCGCCGAACTGCGCGCCCTGGCCGGCACCGACGCCCAGGTCCTCCAGGACGAGGAGTTGCTGCGCATGGTGCTGCCCGCGATCCGCAGCGACTACCGGGCCGTCGAGACGTACCGCTGTGAGCCGGGGGCCGCCGTGCTCTGCCCCGTGTCCGTCCTCACCGGCGACGCGGACCCGCGTACGTCGTTGGAGGAAGCCCGCGCGTGGGGTGAGCACACCGGTGCCGGGTCGGATCTTCGGGTCTTCTCCGGCGGACACTTCTTCCTCTCGGAACGGCCGGCCGAGGTGCTGGCCGTGCTGACCGAGCACTTCACCGCCGCGGTTCCCCGAGCCTGA
- a CDS encoding ATP-binding cassette domain-containing protein, with amino-acid sequence MAGAIHATGLVKAFGETRAVDGVDLDVPEGSVLGLLGPNGAGKTTTVRLLATLLRPDAGTADVAGHDVVRHPDRVRLSIGLSGQFAGVDDRLTGRENLRMIGELYGLRSRAARRRADELLDQFDLTGAADRMSSTYSGGMQRRLDLACALVVRPSVMFLDEPSTGLDPTSRLMLWDAIEDLVSQGTTLLLTTQYLEEADRLARDIAVVDHGRIIARGTPRELKAQAGGQRVEAVVARAAQLDSAAALLARYGTRAPDVDGPRGMISVPVDGGVRLVTRVIAALDDAGIEVTDIGLRRPTLDEVFLALTETTSRETSRTAVGAGAANEKE; translated from the coding sequence ATGGCAGGTGCCATTCACGCCACGGGTCTGGTGAAGGCCTTCGGCGAGACCCGTGCCGTGGACGGAGTGGACCTGGACGTGCCGGAAGGCAGCGTACTGGGATTGCTCGGCCCCAACGGGGCGGGCAAGACCACGACGGTGCGTCTGCTCGCCACCCTGCTGCGGCCCGACGCGGGCACCGCCGACGTGGCGGGCCACGACGTGGTCCGCCACCCGGACCGGGTCCGGCTCTCCATCGGCCTCTCGGGCCAGTTCGCCGGCGTCGACGACCGACTCACGGGCCGGGAGAACCTACGGATGATCGGTGAGCTGTACGGGCTCCGCTCCCGGGCCGCCCGCCGCCGCGCGGACGAGTTGCTGGACCAGTTCGACCTGACCGGGGCCGCCGACCGGATGTCCAGCACCTACTCGGGCGGCATGCAGCGGCGTCTGGACCTGGCCTGCGCGCTCGTCGTGCGCCCTTCGGTGATGTTCCTCGACGAGCCGTCGACCGGCCTCGATCCGACCAGTCGGCTGATGCTGTGGGACGCCATCGAGGACCTCGTGTCCCAGGGCACCACACTTCTGCTCACCACCCAGTATCTCGAGGAGGCCGACCGCCTGGCGCGGGACATCGCGGTCGTCGACCACGGACGGATCATCGCCCGTGGCACACCGCGTGAACTGAAGGCGCAGGCGGGCGGCCAGCGCGTCGAGGCGGTCGTCGCGCGGGCCGCGCAACTCGACTCCGCGGCCGCCCTGCTGGCCCGGTACGGCACACGCGCACCGGACGTCGACGGTCCCCGCGGCATGATCTCGGTTCCCGTCGACGGCGGGGTGCGGCTGGTGACCCGGGTGATCGCCGCACTGGACGACGCGGGCATCGAGGTCACCGACATCGGACTGCGCCGCCCGACGCTCGACGAGGTCTTCCTGGCCCTCACCGAGACCACCTCACGGGAGACATCGCGCACGGCGGTCGGCGCCGGCGCGGCGAACGAGAAGGAGTGA
- the mqnC gene encoding cyclic dehypoxanthinyl futalosine synthase, whose product MPRAPQHRLQSVLDRAAAGGRITPEEALDLYRDAPLHALGAAADAVRRRLYAGTEHIATYIIERNINYTNVCVTACRFCAFYAAPTDTAKGWTRDLDDILRRCAETVELGGTQIMFQGGHHPDYGVEYYERHFSAIKQAFPQLVIHSLGASEVEHMARISKVGVEEAITRIHAAGLDSFAGAGAELLPARPRKAIAPLKESGERWLEIMETAHKLGVESTSTMLMGTGETNAERIEHLRMIRDVQDRTGGFRAFIPYTYQPENNHLKGQTQATQFEYLRIIAVARLFLDNVRHIQGSWLTTGKEVGQLSLHYGADDLGSIMLEENVVSSAGAKHRSNLLELIHLMRAADRVPAQRATTYEHLVVHDDPANDPVDERVVSHVSSTAIAGGTAHPELKLIAAT is encoded by the coding sequence ATGCCCCGAGCTCCGCAACACCGCCTCCAGTCCGTTCTCGACCGTGCCGCCGCCGGTGGGCGGATCACCCCCGAAGAGGCTCTCGACCTCTACCGCGACGCCCCGCTGCACGCGCTGGGCGCCGCCGCCGACGCCGTACGCCGTCGTCTGTACGCGGGAACCGAGCACATCGCGACGTACATCATCGAGCGGAACATCAACTACACCAACGTGTGCGTCACGGCGTGCAGGTTCTGCGCCTTCTACGCGGCACCCACGGACACGGCCAAGGGCTGGACCCGCGACCTCGACGACATCCTGCGCCGCTGCGCGGAGACCGTCGAGCTCGGCGGCACCCAGATCATGTTCCAGGGCGGCCACCACCCGGACTACGGCGTCGAGTACTACGAGCGGCACTTCTCCGCCATCAAGCAGGCGTTCCCGCAGCTGGTGATCCACTCGCTGGGCGCGTCCGAGGTCGAGCACATGGCGCGGATCTCGAAGGTGGGCGTGGAGGAGGCCATCACCCGGATCCACGCGGCCGGCCTCGACTCCTTCGCGGGCGCCGGCGCCGAGCTGCTGCCCGCCCGGCCGCGCAAGGCGATCGCCCCGCTCAAGGAGTCCGGCGAGCGCTGGCTGGAGATCATGGAGACCGCGCACAAACTGGGCGTCGAGTCGACGTCCACCATGCTGATGGGCACCGGCGAGACCAACGCCGAACGCATCGAGCACCTGCGGATGATCCGTGACGTGCAGGACCGCACGGGCGGCTTCCGCGCCTTCATCCCGTACACGTACCAGCCCGAGAACAACCACCTCAAGGGCCAGACGCAGGCCACACAGTTCGAGTACCTGCGGATCATCGCGGTCGCCCGCCTGTTCCTCGACAACGTGAGGCACATCCAGGGCTCCTGGCTGACGACGGGCAAGGAGGTCGGCCAGCTCTCCCTTCACTACGGCGCCGACGACCTCGGCTCGATCATGCTGGAGGAGAACGTCGTCTCCTCGGCCGGCGCCAAGCACCGCTCCAACCTGCTCGAACTGATCCATCTCATGCGGGCGGCGGACCGGGTACCGGCCCAGCGCGCCACGACGTACGAGCACCTCGTCGTGCACGACGACCCGGCGAACGACCCGGTCGACGAGCGGGTCGTCTCCCACGTGTCGTCCACGGCGATCGCCGGCGGCACGGCCCACCCCGAGCTGAAGCTCATCGCAGCCACCTGA
- a CDS encoding 1,4-dihydroxy-6-naphthoate synthase, translating into MTASLTLAHSPCPNDTFVFHAWTEGLLPDAPETQLTLADIDITNGLAGRGELDVLKVSYGVLPHILDDYALLPCGGALGHGCGPLVLVAEPGDPAALVGARVAVPSTTSTAYLLFRLWAADAIPEGVGEVVVLPFHEIMPAVRDGAVDAGLVIHEARFTYGRYGLHCTADMGEEWEKRTGLPIPLGAIVARRSLGEPMLRRLTDTVRASLRAAWDNPHASRAHVLRHAQEMDPDIVDQHIGLYVNEFTAALGEDGLHAVRTLLDGSAELGLLPGVAASALDMTIRL; encoded by the coding sequence ATGACGGCGTCCCTGACCCTCGCGCACTCGCCCTGCCCCAACGACACGTTCGTCTTCCACGCCTGGACCGAGGGGCTGCTTCCCGACGCGCCCGAAACACAGCTCACCCTCGCCGACATCGACATCACCAACGGCCTCGCCGGACGCGGTGAACTGGACGTCCTGAAGGTCTCCTACGGCGTGCTGCCGCACATCCTCGACGACTACGCGCTGCTGCCCTGCGGCGGCGCCCTGGGGCACGGCTGCGGCCCCCTCGTCCTGGTGGCAGAGCCCGGCGACCCGGCCGCCCTGGTCGGCGCCCGCGTCGCGGTGCCCAGCACGACGTCCACGGCCTACCTGCTGTTCCGGCTGTGGGCAGCCGACGCGATCCCGGAAGGCGTCGGCGAGGTCGTCGTCCTGCCGTTCCACGAGATCATGCCCGCCGTCCGGGACGGCGCCGTCGACGCCGGACTCGTCATCCACGAAGCTCGTTTCACCTACGGGCGCTACGGTCTGCACTGCACGGCCGACATGGGCGAGGAGTGGGAGAAGCGCACCGGACTGCCCATCCCGCTGGGCGCGATCGTCGCCCGCCGCTCCCTGGGGGAGCCCATGCTGCGCAGGCTCACCGACACGGTCCGTGCCTCCCTCCGCGCGGCCTGGGACAACCCGCACGCATCCCGCGCCCATGTCCTACGGCACGCCCAGGAGATGGACCCGGACATCGTCGATCAGCACATCGGCCTGTACGTCAACGAGTTCACCGCCGCACTCGGTGAGGACGGCCTGCACGCCGTGCGCACCCTCCTGGACGGCTCGGCCGAGCTCGGCCTCCTGCCGGGCGTCGCAGCGAGCGCACTGGACATGACCATCCGCCTGTGA
- a CDS encoding ABC transporter permease produces MNVSATASSVPELRPGTAAKSLRDVLVVTRRNVIRTIRIPEVVILSLVQPIVFVLLFAYIFAGSFSLPGAANPAAYREYMMPGFFAQTIAFATAGNSSVSMANDMQSGMVDRFRSLPMARGALLTGRTVADLVQNVMVMTVMVLCALLVGWRIHHGALRAAAAFALLLLMGYALSWVGVVIGLSVRAPEAAATSNFLWLFPLTFLSNAFVAPSTLPTVLRWAAEWNPLSATVQATRQLFGNPGLAATGAWPAQHPVLVSVSWSVLIAVVGRTLAVRRYRSAGS; encoded by the coding sequence ATGAACGTGTCGGCCACGGCTTCGTCCGTACCCGAGCTGCGGCCCGGGACGGCCGCAAAGTCGCTGCGCGACGTCCTGGTCGTGACGCGACGCAACGTGATCCGGACGATCCGTATCCCGGAGGTGGTCATTCTCAGTCTGGTGCAGCCGATCGTCTTCGTGCTGCTCTTCGCCTACATCTTCGCCGGGTCGTTCAGCCTGCCCGGCGCCGCGAATCCCGCCGCCTACCGCGAGTACATGATGCCCGGGTTCTTCGCGCAGACCATCGCCTTCGCCACCGCCGGCAACAGCAGCGTCAGCATGGCCAACGACATGCAGAGCGGCATGGTCGACCGGTTCCGCTCGTTGCCGATGGCGCGAGGAGCACTGCTCACCGGCCGCACCGTCGCGGATCTCGTACAGAACGTCATGGTGATGACGGTGATGGTGCTCTGCGCGTTGCTGGTCGGCTGGCGCATCCATCACGGGGCGCTGCGGGCCGCCGCCGCCTTCGCGTTGCTGCTGCTCATGGGTTACGCGCTGTCGTGGGTGGGGGTCGTCATCGGTCTGTCGGTGCGCGCCCCGGAGGCCGCCGCCACCAGCAACTTCCTGTGGCTGTTCCCGCTGACGTTCCTCTCCAACGCGTTCGTGGCGCCCTCCACGCTCCCGACGGTGTTGCGCTGGGCCGCCGAGTGGAACCCGCTGAGCGCGACGGTGCAGGCGACACGGCAACTGTTCGGCAACCCGGGGCTCGCGGCCACGGGCGCATGGCCCGCTCAGCATCCCGTGCTCGTGTCGGTGTCCTGGTCGGTGCTGATCGCGGTGGTGGGCCGGACGCTGGCGGTGCGCCGCTACCGTTCGGCCGGTTCATGA